In the genome of Gadus chalcogrammus isolate NIFS_2021 chromosome 21, NIFS_Gcha_1.0, whole genome shotgun sequence, one region contains:
- the LOC130375025 gene encoding left-right determination factor 2-like gives MDSLRVCALCVVFIAVAKAFTHQDMKDALLQKLGLDEIPNIVKRDLENLIIPSHIKSKYTSMLKLHHSRKRRSLPSLAGILRGIPGNADISGEYVYSDTARQRMVFEMDARIPANSEVTMAELKLYKKAPHHARPAGGDRKAHRPVNNARVSVYWVDVLPNGANRTSLVDSRLIPIHETGWKSFDVTQAVHYWSKAQRKTPMHLEVWIEGERPGSYAAEMAKSVHFTTQEQAGNTLGKPELILYTLNLEEYGSRGDCDSNQNKDTCCREQHFVNFRALTWTQYWIIEPAGYQAFRCTGGCKQPRRNYNGYSYGERRCTVAESAPLPIMYLVKKGEYTEIEVAEFPNMIVERCACTMDNVAMV, from the exons ATGGATTCTCTCCGCGTTTGCGCTCTGTGCGTCGTGTTCATCGCCGTCGCCAAGGCTTTTACGCACCAGGATATGAAGGACGCGCTGCTCCAGAAACTGGGTCTGGACGAGATTCCCAACATTGTCAAGAGGGATTTGGAGAATCTAATTATTCCGTCTCACATCAAGAGCAAATACACGTCCATGCTGAAGCTGCATCACAGCAGAAAGCGCAGATCGTTGCCAAGTCTGGCAGGCATTCTGAGAGGCATTCCTGGCAATGCAG ATATCTCCGGGGAGTACGTATATTCTGACACTGCGCGTCAACGCATGGTGTTCGAGATGGACGCGCGGATCCCGGCCAACAGCGAGGTCACCATGGCCGAGCTCAAGCTCTACAAGAAGGCCCCCCACCACGCACGCCCCGCCGGGGGGGACAGGAAAGCCCACCGGCCCGTCAACAACGCCCGGGTCAGCGTCTACTGGGTGGACGTGTTGCCCAACGGCGCCAACCGCACGTCTCTGGTCGACTCACG GTTGATCCCAATCCACGAGACGGGCTGGAAGAGCTTTGATGTGACCCAGGCGGTGCACTATTGGTCCAAGGCCCAGAGGAAAACACCTATGCACCTGGAGGTGTGGATCGAGGGCGAGAGACCCGGCAGTTACGCGGCAGAAATGGCCAAGAGTGTCCACTTTACCACCCAGGAGCAGGCCGGCAACACCCTGGGCAAGCCGGAGCTCATCCTGTACACACTCAACCTCGAAGAATATGG TTCTCGTGGCGACTGCGATTCCAATCAAAACAAAGACACGTGCTGCAGGGAACAGCACTTTGTAAATTTCCGCGCGCTGACCTGGACGCAGTATTGGATCATAGAGCCCGCGGGCTACCAGGCGTTCAGGTGCACGGGAGGCTGCAAGCAGCCCCGCCGCAACTACAACGGCTACAGCTACGGGGAGAGGCGCTGCACCGTGGCGGAGAGCGCGCCCCTGCCCATCATGTACCTGGTGAAGAAGGGCGAGTACACGGAGATCGAGGTTGCCGAGTTCCCCAACATGATCGTGGAGCGGTGCGCCTGCACCATGGACAATGTGGCCATGGTGTGA